One window of Salmo salar chromosome ssa11, Ssal_v3.1, whole genome shotgun sequence genomic DNA carries:
- the tm188 gene encoding transmembrane protein 188 isoform X1, with protein sequence MNSLEQAEDLKAFERRLTEYVSCLQPATGRWRMILIVISVCTATGAWNWLIDPDTQKVSFFSSLWNHPFFTISCITLIALFFAGIHKRVVAPSIIAARCRTVLAEYNMSCDDTGKLILKPRPHIQ encoded by the exons ATGAATTCCTTGGAACAGGCCGAAG ATCTAAAAGCTTTTGAGAGAAGATTAACAGAATACGTCTCCTGTTTGCAACCTGCAACTGGGAGGTGGCGAA TGATTCTAATAGTTATCTCTGTTTGTACGGCAACTGGAGCCTGGAACTGGTTGATAGACCCTGACACACAGAAG GTGTCTTTCTTCTCATCGTTGTGGAACCATCCGTTTTTCACCATCAGCTGCATCACTTTGATCGCTCTGTTCTTTGCTGGAATACACAAAAGAGTCGTTGCACCATCAAT TATTGCAGCTCGCTGTCGGACAGTTTTAGCAGAATACAACATGTCCTGCGATGAT ACGGGGAAACTAATTCTCAAACCACGGCCACACATCCAATAA
- the tm188 gene encoding Transmembrane protein 188 has protein sequence MNSLEQAEGSQHDLKAFERRLTEYVSCLQPATGRWRMILIVISVCTATGAWNWLIDPDTQKVSFFSSLWNHPFFTISCITLIALFFAGIHKRVVAPSIIAARCRTVLAEYNMSCDDTGKLILKPRPHIQ, from the exons ATGAATTCCTTGGAACAGGCCGAAGGTAGTCAACATG ATCTAAAAGCTTTTGAGAGAAGATTAACAGAATACGTCTCCTGTTTGCAACCTGCAACTGGGAGGTGGCGAA TGATTCTAATAGTTATCTCTGTTTGTACGGCAACTGGAGCCTGGAACTGGTTGATAGACCCTGACACACAGAAG GTGTCTTTCTTCTCATCGTTGTGGAACCATCCGTTTTTCACCATCAGCTGCATCACTTTGATCGCTCTGTTCTTTGCTGGAATACACAAAAGAGTCGTTGCACCATCAAT TATTGCAGCTCGCTGTCGGACAGTTTTAGCAGAATACAACATGTCCTGCGATGAT ACGGGGAAACTAATTCTCAAACCACGGCCACACATCCAATAA